In a single window of the Rhizobiaceae bacterium genome:
- a CDS encoding amino acid synthesis family protein has translation MPEFPIRKIAVQVEEIFHEGGPVAALPRRRAAAMALVKNPFAGRYAEELAPAMDDLKPLGLLLTDRLVEALGGKDGIDGYGKGAIVGTAGELEHGALWHVPGGYAMRERLGEAKAIVPSAKKVGAFGARIDVPVGHINAAYVRSHFDAMEVGIADGPRPDEILFILVMARGPRVHSRMGGLQAHEIKIWDGQR, from the coding sequence ATGCCTGAGTTTCCGATCCGAAAGATTGCCGTGCAGGTGGAGGAAATTTTCCACGAGGGCGGGCCGGTCGCAGCCCTTCCCCGCCGCAGGGCGGCGGCGATGGCGCTGGTGAAAAACCCCTTCGCAGGGCGCTATGCCGAGGAGCTTGCGCCCGCGATGGACGATCTCAAGCCGCTCGGCCTGCTGCTGACCGACAGGCTTGTCGAAGCGCTCGGCGGCAAGGATGGCATCGACGGCTACGGCAAGGGCGCGATCGTCGGAACGGCGGGCGAACTCGAACATGGCGCCTTGTGGCACGTGCCGGGCGGCTATGCGATGCGCGAACGGCTGGGCGAGGCCAAGGCCATAGTGCCTTCGGCCAAGAAGGTCGGGGCGTTCGGGGCGCGGATCGACGTTCCTGTCGGCCATATCAATGCGGCCTATGTGCGCAGCCATTTCGATGCCATGGAAGTGGGAATCGCCGATGGGCCTCGACCGGACGAAATCCTCTTCATTCTGGTGATGGCGCGCGGCCCGCGCGTACACAGCCGCATGGGAGGATTGCAGGCGCACGAAATCAAGATCTGGGACGGACAGCGTTGA
- a CDS encoding 6-hydroxynicotinate reductase, which translates to MSELSERFDTHDPGEKKVAEKLRCDACPVMCYIAEGRTGACDRYGNFGGRITRCDPLRILEHDRLVPFEGSEWDGNLVNTRRRFVSAMGAGTTYPDYKPAPFIVGQEVEGVDLVTVVTEGIFSYCGVKVKIDTDRHLGPETAVVRAQGEAVGHVTTAEYGSQMLSLGGVHHLTGGSKQEGRVTCDTLLALCNREPVELSIEGGASLVVQAGQPPIIDGKVEQRMRVGCGSATIGMFAKQWSGLVDEVVVVDDHITGVVSEHQAGKVIGWPDTGIRIVGRRSTPGRYFKVAEPGLGWGGTAIEDPLQILGPWNSTKGARPGLSMMMVSTTGEQFAYFELDDELKPVPKPFPERLKKSVELIEQNCEPALCTVLFVGGAGGSLRAGVVENPVNLTRSVQGLQTYVTVGGAPVYVWPGGGITLMVDVTRVPANAFGYVPTPALVAPIEFTLRRDDYLSLGGYAGEIRTVEDVLARGGEYWNARAEEAASPGNPWPPEAQVEVARLARTIR; encoded by the coding sequence ATGAGCGAGCTTTCGGAGCGTTTCGACACGCATGATCCGGGCGAGAAGAAGGTGGCGGAAAAGCTGCGCTGCGACGCCTGCCCGGTCATGTGCTACATCGCGGAAGGACGTACCGGGGCGTGTGACCGCTACGGCAATTTCGGCGGTCGCATCACGCGTTGCGATCCGTTGCGCATCCTCGAGCATGACCGGCTGGTCCCCTTCGAGGGCAGCGAATGGGACGGCAATTTGGTGAATACGCGCCGCCGCTTCGTCTCCGCCATGGGCGCGGGCACAACCTATCCCGACTACAAGCCTGCGCCCTTCATCGTCGGCCAGGAGGTCGAGGGGGTCGATCTGGTGACGGTCGTCACGGAGGGGATTTTCTCCTATTGCGGCGTCAAGGTGAAGATCGACACGGACCGGCACCTTGGCCCGGAAACGGCTGTCGTGCGAGCACAGGGCGAGGCGGTCGGCCATGTGACCACCGCCGAATATGGCTCGCAGATGCTGTCGCTGGGCGGCGTGCACCATCTGACGGGCGGCTCGAAACAGGAAGGCCGCGTCACCTGCGACACGCTTCTGGCGCTGTGCAATCGAGAGCCGGTCGAGCTTTCCATCGAGGGTGGCGCGAGCCTCGTCGTGCAGGCGGGCCAACCGCCGATTATTGACGGCAAGGTCGAGCAGCGCATGCGCGTCGGCTGCGGCTCGGCGACCATCGGCATGTTCGCAAAGCAATGGAGCGGGCTGGTGGACGAGGTGGTCGTCGTGGATGACCATATCACCGGCGTCGTGTCCGAGCATCAGGCGGGAAAGGTGATCGGCTGGCCGGACACCGGCATCAGGATCGTCGGCAGGCGCTCGACGCCCGGACGCTATTTCAAGGTCGCCGAGCCGGGGCTGGGCTGGGGCGGAACGGCCATTGAGGACCCGCTGCAAATTCTCGGACCGTGGAACAGCACGAAGGGCGCGCGTCCCGGCCTTTCGATGATGATGGTGTCCACGACCGGCGAGCAGTTCGCTTATTTCGAACTGGACGATGAACTGAAGCCGGTCCCGAAGCCGTTTCCCGAGCGGCTGAAGAAATCGGTCGAACTGATCGAGCAGAATTGCGAGCCTGCCCTGTGCACGGTGCTGTTCGTCGGCGGGGCCGGCGGATCGCTGCGCGCGGGCGTGGTGGAGAACCCGGTGAACCTGACGCGCTCCGTGCAGGGCTTGCAGACCTATGTGACGGTCGGTGGTGCGCCGGTCTATGTGTGGCCGGGCGGCGGCATCACTCTGATGGTCGATGTTACGCGCGTGCCCGCCAATGCCTTCGGCTATGTGCCGACGCCCGCGCTTGTCGCGCCTATAGAGTTCACGCTCAGGCGGGACGACTACCTGTCGCTCGGCGGCTATGCCGGGGAAATCCGCACGGTCGAGGATGTGCTGGCGCGGGGCGGAGAATATTGGAACGCGCGCGCCGAGGAGGCAGCGTCGCCCGGCAATCCGTGGCCGCCGGAGGCGCAGGTCGAAGTGGCGAGACTGGCGAGGACCATACGATGA
- the pncA gene encoding bifunctional nicotinamidase/pyrazinamidase translates to MSSNALIVIDLQNDFCPGGALAVEGGHDIVPLVNGLIADFEHVILTQDWHPAGHSSFASSHEGNDAFETIDMPYGPQTLWPDHCVQGTDGAAFHPGLIWDKAELVLRKGFRGAIDSYSAFFENDHKTPTGLGGYLSERGISDLTLVGLATDYCVAYSALDAARLGFRVAVHMDACRAIDLGGSLEEMTGRMRDAGVVLK, encoded by the coding sequence TTGTCGTCAAACGCGCTTATCGTCATCGACCTCCAGAACGATTTCTGCCCGGGCGGCGCGCTCGCCGTCGAAGGCGGTCACGACATCGTGCCCTTGGTGAATGGCCTGATCGCCGATTTCGAGCACGTCATCCTGACGCAGGATTGGCATCCCGCAGGCCATTCAAGCTTTGCGTCGAGCCATGAGGGCAATGACGCCTTCGAGACCATCGACATGCCCTACGGACCGCAAACGCTTTGGCCCGATCATTGCGTGCAGGGCACGGACGGCGCGGCATTCCATCCGGGACTGATCTGGGACAAGGCAGAACTCGTGCTGCGCAAGGGCTTTCGCGGCGCGATCGATTCATATTCCGCCTTCTTCGAAAACGACCACAAGACGCCAACGGGATTGGGGGGTTATTTGAGCGAGCGCGGGATTTCGGACCTGACGCTGGTCGGGCTCGCGACGGACTATTGCGTCGCCTATTCTGCCCTCGATGCGGCAAGGCTCGGCTTCCGGGTCGCGGTGCACATGGACGCCTGTCGCGCAATCGATCTTGGCGGCTCGCTGGAGGAAATGACTGGCCGGATGCGCGACGCCGGAGTTGTGCTCAAATAG
- a CDS encoding xanthine dehydrogenase family protein subunit M, whose product MIRYAKPTTVDEALSLLGEADWRLLAGATDFYPAQGNRPIRENVLDINGLADLRGISQTQSHFVIGARTTWMDIQREDLPPAFDALKQAAREVGSVQIQNVGTVAGNLCNASPAADGVPPLLTLDADVELRTAHASRHVPLRDFILGNRKTARRPDELLSMIRIPKQAARGVSAFRKLGARRYLVISIAMAAVRVVTDGQRIREVAIAVGACSAVAQRLKRLEAALAGHSIDKANGIIAETPLSELAPIDDVRGSAAYRLQAVREIVLRAFEAALSRSGKHAP is encoded by the coding sequence GTGATCCGTTACGCGAAACCCACCACGGTCGATGAAGCGCTGAGCCTGCTTGGCGAGGCGGACTGGCGTCTGCTCGCTGGCGCGACCGATTTCTATCCCGCTCAAGGCAATCGCCCGATCCGCGAGAATGTGCTCGACATCAATGGACTGGCGGATTTGCGCGGCATTTCGCAGACGCAATCTCATTTCGTGATCGGCGCGCGCACGACATGGATGGACATTCAGCGCGAAGACCTTCCGCCGGCCTTCGACGCGCTGAAACAGGCGGCTCGCGAAGTCGGTTCGGTGCAGATCCAGAACGTCGGAACCGTGGCGGGAAATCTCTGCAATGCGTCGCCTGCGGCAGACGGCGTGCCGCCTTTGCTGACACTGGACGCAGACGTGGAACTGCGTACGGCGCATGCATCGCGCCACGTGCCGCTTCGCGATTTCATTCTGGGAAACCGCAAGACGGCGCGGCGACCGGACGAGCTGCTGAGTATGATCCGCATTCCAAAGCAGGCGGCGCGGGGCGTCTCGGCCTTCCGCAAACTTGGCGCCCGACGCTATCTGGTGATCTCGATTGCGATGGCGGCGGTCCGCGTGGTGACCGACGGTCAACGCATACGGGAGGTGGCGATTGCGGTCGGCGCGTGTTCCGCAGTCGCGCAAAGGTTGAAGCGGTTGGAGGCCGCGTTGGCCGGCCACAGTATCGACAAGGCGAACGGGATTATCGCCGAAACACCTCTCTCCGAGCTTGCACCGATCGACGATGTGCGTGGAAGCGCGGCCTACAGGCTGCAAGCGGTGCGCGAAATCGTGCTGCGTGCGTTCGAGGCGGCGCTTTCTCGCAGCGGGAAGCACGCGCCATGA
- a CDS encoding DUF934 domain-containing protein encodes MSETAEQPVVRLWTLDGFRQDNWRHLDEPDAIAESGDVILPLAAYLALDAEARRRANHRIGVRLKPGDKIEALAEHLESLPLVALEFPAFNDGRSFSKAEILRRRYGYGGAVRAVGQVLPDQFSHMLRVGFDEFEVSHPVLLRWIEEGRIDGLGLYAQPAVRAEKPAGMYSWRRLPAAR; translated from the coding sequence ATGAGTGAAACCGCCGAGCAGCCCGTAGTCCGCCTGTGGACGCTGGATGGATTTCGCCAGGACAATTGGCGGCACCTCGACGAGCCCGACGCGATCGCCGAATCGGGCGACGTGATCCTGCCGCTGGCCGCCTATCTGGCGCTCGACGCGGAGGCGCGGCGCCGCGCCAATCATCGCATCGGCGTGCGGCTCAAGCCCGGCGACAAGATCGAGGCGCTGGCCGAACATCTCGAATCGCTGCCGCTGGTGGCGTTGGAGTTTCCCGCCTTCAACGATGGCCGCAGCTTCTCAAAGGCGGAAATCCTTCGCCGCCGCTATGGCTATGGCGGCGCGGTCCGCGCGGTGGGGCAGGTGCTGCCCGACCAGTTCTCGCACATGCTGCGGGTCGGCTTCGACGAATTCGAGGTCTCTCATCCGGTCCTGCTGAGGTGGATCGAAGAGGGCCGCATCGACGGTCTCGGCCTCTACGCCCAGCCAGCGGTGCGCGCCGAGAAGCCCGCGGGCATGTATTCGTGGCGTCGCCTGCCCGCGGCCCGCTGA
- a CDS encoding molybdopterin-dependent oxidoreductase, translating to MSDCTVRFDVNGAPVEVEAAPLTRLSGILRDRLHLTGTKVGCDAGDCGACTVLLDGEAVCSCLVPLASAQGCEVRTVEGLANGRLTALQESFLAHGAAQCGICTPGFLLAASALLDVKPNPSEAEINDALGGVLCRCTGYRKIVAAVLAVAGGNTVHRKAEAAKAVAVHAAVGASPIRLDGVPKVDGREKFGADGFPDDALAVVVIRSPHHQARFRFGDLAAFQATDPAIAGVYTAADMPGENRFGVIPAFADQPALAEGMTRFRGEAVALVALERAALADFDASAFPVEWEPTGHALTPDCTVDALHDHRPDNVLVRGHVERGAPDEAMRQAAHVASGTIETSYVEHAYIEPEAGFAVMEGDTLVVTACTQAPYMDRDDTAKLLGLPVDRVRIVPTATGGGFGSKLDISVQPLVGLVALRTGRAAALAYTRQESMMSTTKRHPASMKAEIGTDENGRIVAMRFEGTFNTGAYSSWGPTVANRVPVHASGPYRTPNYRANSVAIHTNGPVSGAFRGFGVPQATMMQETLYDELAERLGMDRLEFRIANALRDGDETVTGHVLESGVGIGACLEALRAQWFRALADCEVANRANGVAWRGVGVASCWYGCGNTSLPNPSTIRIGVSAQGRIVLHQGAVDIGQGSNTVVAQIVADALGVPLSSIDLVGADTATTPDAGKTSASRQTFVTGKAAEKSARALRDSILRFANVSGDASLVLESGRLTIREGEALRDIDLAALPRHASGYVFVAEETYDPPTSALDEKGQGRPYAVYGYGAQLVELEVDMRLGTVRLLKITAAHDVGRAINPLLAEGQIEGGIAQGIGMALMEEYLPGRTENLHDYLIPTIGDVPPIETILVEVPDAEGPFGAKGLGEHVLIPTAPAILNAIRHATGVLVTQIPATPPRVLAAIREASR from the coding sequence ATGAGCGATTGCACCGTCCGGTTCGACGTGAATGGCGCGCCGGTGGAGGTGGAGGCCGCGCCGCTCACCCGTCTGTCCGGTATCCTGCGCGACAGGCTTCATCTCACCGGCACGAAGGTCGGCTGCGACGCAGGCGACTGCGGCGCCTGCACTGTGCTGCTGGATGGCGAGGCCGTCTGTTCGTGCCTCGTCCCGTTGGCGTCGGCGCAAGGCTGCGAGGTGCGCACCGTCGAAGGTCTGGCTAACGGGCGGTTGACCGCGTTGCAGGAGTCGTTTCTGGCTCATGGCGCGGCGCAGTGCGGCATCTGCACGCCGGGCTTCCTGCTGGCCGCATCCGCGCTTCTGGATGTCAAGCCGAACCCGAGCGAGGCCGAAATCAACGATGCGCTTGGCGGCGTGCTGTGCCGCTGCACCGGCTATCGCAAGATCGTCGCCGCCGTGCTTGCCGTGGCCGGAGGCAACACGGTGCACCGCAAGGCGGAGGCGGCCAAGGCTGTCGCCGTTCACGCAGCCGTCGGCGCATCTCCGATCCGGCTGGACGGCGTGCCGAAGGTGGATGGCCGCGAGAAGTTCGGAGCGGACGGCTTTCCGGACGACGCGCTGGCGGTCGTGGTCATACGCTCGCCGCATCATCAGGCGCGGTTCCGCTTCGGCGATCTGGCGGCGTTTCAGGCGACCGATCCGGCAATCGCGGGCGTCTACACCGCTGCTGACATGCCGGGCGAAAACCGCTTCGGCGTCATTCCGGCCTTTGCCGACCAGCCGGCGCTGGCGGAAGGGATGACGCGGTTTCGCGGTGAAGCCGTTGCGCTTGTGGCGCTTGAGCGCGCCGCGCTGGCGGATTTCGATGCAAGCGCGTTTCCCGTCGAATGGGAGCCGACCGGCCATGCGCTAACGCCCGATTGCACCGTCGATGCGCTCCACGACCACCGCCCGGACAATGTTCTGGTGCGCGGCCATGTGGAACGCGGCGCGCCCGACGAGGCCATGCGGCAGGCGGCCCATGTCGCGAGCGGAACGATCGAGACGTCCTATGTTGAGCACGCTTATATCGAGCCGGAGGCGGGTTTCGCCGTCATGGAGGGCGATACGCTCGTCGTCACCGCATGCACGCAGGCGCCCTATATGGACCGCGACGACACCGCGAAGCTCCTCGGCCTGCCTGTCGACAGGGTGCGGATCGTGCCGACCGCGACCGGCGGCGGGTTCGGTTCCAAGCTGGATATATCGGTGCAACCGCTCGTCGGGCTGGTCGCGCTCAGGACGGGCCGCGCGGCGGCGCTGGCCTATACGCGCCAGGAATCGATGATGTCCACGACCAAGCGGCATCCGGCCAGCATGAAGGCCGAGATCGGCACGGATGAGAATGGCCGTATCGTTGCGATGCGCTTCGAAGGCACCTTCAACACGGGAGCCTATTCGAGCTGGGGACCGACCGTCGCCAACCGCGTGCCGGTGCATGCCTCCGGGCCGTACCGGACGCCGAACTATCGCGCGAACAGCGTCGCGATCCACACCAACGGACCCGTTTCTGGCGCATTTCGCGGCTTCGGCGTGCCGCAGGCGACGATGATGCAGGAGACGCTCTATGACGAGCTTGCCGAAAGGCTCGGGATGGACCGGCTGGAGTTCCGCATCGCCAATGCATTGCGCGACGGCGATGAGACCGTGACCGGCCATGTGCTGGAAAGCGGCGTCGGCATCGGTGCTTGTCTGGAGGCGCTGCGCGCGCAGTGGTTCCGCGCGCTGGCCGATTGCGAAGTCGCCAACCGGGCGAACGGCGTGGCGTGGCGCGGGGTCGGTGTTGCATCCTGCTGGTATGGCTGCGGCAACACCTCGCTCCCAAATCCCTCGACCATCCGCATCGGCGTGTCGGCGCAAGGCCGCATCGTGCTGCATCAGGGCGCGGTCGACATCGGGCAGGGTTCCAACACCGTCGTCGCGCAGATCGTCGCCGATGCGCTCGGCGTGCCGCTGTCGTCCATCGACCTGGTTGGAGCCGACACGGCGACGACGCCCGATGCGGGAAAGACATCCGCGTCGCGGCAGACCTTCGTGACCGGCAAGGCAGCGGAGAAATCGGCGCGTGCGCTGCGCGACAGCATCCTGCGCTTCGCCAACGTGTCCGGCGACGCTTCGCTCGTGCTGGAGAGCGGGCGGCTGACCATCCGCGAGGGCGAGGCGCTGCGCGACATCGACCTCGCCGCATTGCCGCGCCACGCTTCCGGCTACGTGTTCGTGGCCGAGGAGACCTATGACCCGCCGACCAGCGCGCTGGATGAGAAGGGGCAGGGGCGGCCCTATGCGGTCTATGGCTACGGCGCGCAGCTTGTGGAGCTTGAGGTGGACATGCGCCTCGGCACGGTCAGGCTGTTGAAGATCACGGCGGCGCATGATGTCGGGCGGGCGATCAACCCGTTGCTGGCCGAAGGGCAGATCGAAGGCGGCATCGCGCAGGGCATCGGCATGGCGCTGATGGAAGAATATCTTCCGGGGCGCACGGAGAACCTGCACGACTACCTGATCCCGACCATCGGCGACGTGCCGCCCATCGAGACGATACTGGTCGAGGTGCCGGATGCGGAAGGGCCGTTCGGCGCGAAGGGGCTGGGCGAGCACGTGCTCATTCCCACCGCCCCCGCGATCCTCAATGCCATCCGGCACGCGACCGGGGTTCTGGTGACGCAAATTCCGGCCACGCCGCCGCGCGTGCTGGCTGCGATCAGGGAGGCAAGCCGATGA
- the cmk gene encoding (d)CMP kinase, with protein sequence MDQNLLIAIDGPAASGKGTLARRLADYYHLPHLDTGLTYRAAAHRMISAGLPLDDPALAVEAARKVDLANLDKGALSAHAVADAASRVAVYPGVRRILVEKQRAFAAQPGGAVLDGRDIGTVVCPQAEVKLYITASPEVRAARRLRDIESRGGTANLEEILADIVKRDERDSARTDSPLRPAHDAHLLDTSEMSIEAAFRAARGIVDAALAKRDTGSYMSP encoded by the coding sequence ATGGATCAGAATCTGCTCATCGCCATCGATGGACCTGCTGCTTCCGGCAAGGGAACGCTCGCAAGGCGGCTGGCCGACTACTATCACCTGCCGCATCTGGATACGGGCCTGACCTATCGTGCGGCAGCGCACCGGATGATTTCCGCCGGCCTGCCGCTGGACGACCCTGCATTGGCCGTCGAGGCCGCGCGCAAGGTCGATCTCGCCAATCTCGACAAGGGCGCGCTGTCGGCGCACGCGGTGGCGGACGCGGCCTCGCGCGTTGCGGTCTATCCCGGGGTCCGGCGTATTCTGGTTGAAAAGCAGCGCGCATTCGCAGCTCAACCGGGCGGCGCTGTGCTGGACGGGCGCGACATCGGCACGGTCGTGTGCCCGCAAGCCGAGGTGAAGCTCTACATCACCGCCAGCCCTGAGGTGCGCGCGGCGCGCAGGCTGCGCGACATCGAATCGCGCGGCGGCACCGCGAATCTGGAAGAAATCCTGGCCGATATCGTGAAACGCGACGAACGCGATTCCGCGCGAACCGATTCGCCGTTGCGTCCAGCCCATGATGCGCACTTGCTCGATACGTCGGAAATGTCTATAGAGGCCGCGTTCCGAGCGGCGCGCGGCATCGTCGATGCTGCGCTGGCCAAACGGGACACTGGCTCTTATATGAGTCCATAA
- a CDS encoding MarR family transcriptional regulator yields the protein MSTAENILKLAGVEQEPTPYQLQDQVGFVLRKAQQRHVAIFASRIPDLTPPQFAALAMLYEMGDTSQNQLGQMVAMDAATVKGVIDRLKARGFVSVDKDESDKRRLTIRLTAEGKQAVRELTPLAREITAETLSPLTSREAETLLRLLNRIA from the coding sequence TTGAGCACCGCGGAGAACATTCTCAAGCTGGCCGGTGTCGAGCAGGAGCCGACGCCATATCAGCTTCAGGACCAGGTCGGGTTTGTGCTGCGCAAGGCGCAGCAGCGCCATGTCGCCATTTTTGCCTCACGCATTCCCGACCTGACGCCGCCGCAATTCGCGGCGCTGGCCATGCTCTACGAGATGGGTGACACGTCACAGAACCAGCTTGGCCAGATGGTGGCGATGGATGCGGCGACGGTCAAAGGCGTCATCGACCGGCTCAAGGCACGGGGTTTCGTTTCCGTGGACAAGGACGAGAGCGACAAGCGCCGACTGACGATCCGGCTGACGGCGGAAGGCAAGCAGGCGGTGCGGGAATTGACGCCGTTGGCCCGGGAGATCACCGCCGAAACGCTCTCACCATTGACTTCGCGCGAAGCCGAAACCCTGCTGCGTCTGCTGAACAGGATCGCATGA
- the rpsA gene encoding 30S ribosomal protein S1, translated as MSQANPSRDDFAALLEESFSDGHSGEGQVVRGTITAIEKDMAIIDVGLKVEGRVPLKEFGAKAKDGQLKPGDTVEVYVERIENALGEAMLSREKARREESWVKLEEKFSKGERVEGVIFNQVKGGFTVDLDGAVAFLPRSQVDIRPIRDVTPLMHNPQPFEILKMDRRRGNIVVSRRSVLEESRAEQRSEIVQNLEEGQVVEGVVKNITDYGAFVDLGGIDGLLHVTDMAWRRVNHPTEILNIGQTVKVQIIRINQDTHRISLGMKQLESDPWGDIGSKFPLGKKISGTVTNITDYGAFVELEPGIEGLIHVSEMSWTKKNVHPGKILSTSQQVDVVVLEVDPSKRRISLGLKQTLENPWEAFARNHPVGSVVEGEVKNKTEFGLFIGLEGDVDGMVHLSDLDWSRPGEQVIEEYQKGQMVRAQVLDVDIEKERISLGIKQLERDAAGDAAASGELRKNAVVTCEVIGVKDGGLDVRLVESGLETFIRRSDLSRDRDEQRPERFSVGQKVDARVIAYDKKTRKLQVSIKALEIAEEKEAVAQYGSTDSGASLGDILGAALKKQGS; from the coding sequence ATGTCACAAGCCAACCCCTCGCGCGACGATTTCGCCGCGCTTCTCGAAGAATCATTTTCCGATGGCCATTCCGGTGAAGGCCAGGTCGTTCGCGGCACCATCACCGCGATCGAAAAGGATATGGCCATCATCGATGTCGGCCTCAAGGTCGAAGGCCGCGTGCCGCTGAAGGAATTCGGAGCCAAGGCCAAGGACGGCCAGCTCAAGCCGGGCGATACTGTCGAAGTCTATGTCGAGCGCATCGAAAACGCGCTTGGCGAAGCGATGCTGAGCCGCGAAAAGGCCCGCCGCGAAGAGAGCTGGGTCAAGCTCGAGGAGAAGTTCTCCAAGGGCGAGCGCGTCGAAGGCGTTATCTTCAACCAGGTCAAGGGCGGCTTCACGGTCGATCTCGACGGCGCCGTTGCCTTCCTGCCGCGTTCGCAGGTCGACATTCGCCCGATCCGCGATGTCACCCCGCTGATGCACAACCCGCAGCCCTTCGAAATCCTCAAGATGGACCGCCGTCGCGGCAACATCGTTGTCTCGCGCCGCTCGGTGCTTGAGGAAAGCCGTGCCGAACAGCGTTCGGAGATCGTGCAGAACCTCGAAGAAGGCCAGGTGGTCGAAGGCGTCGTCAAGAACATCACCGATTACGGCGCGTTCGTGGACCTCGGCGGCATCGACGGCCTGCTGCATGTCACCGACATGGCATGGCGTCGCGTGAACCACCCGACCGAAATCCTGAACATCGGCCAGACGGTCAAGGTGCAGATCATCCGCATCAACCAGGACACGCATCGCATCTCGCTCGGCATGAAGCAGCTCGAGTCGGATCCGTGGGGCGACATCGGCTCCAAGTTCCCGCTCGGCAAGAAGATTTCCGGAACGGTCACGAACATCACCGACTACGGTGCGTTCGTCGAACTCGAGCCGGGCATCGAGGGCCTCATCCACGTTTCGGAAATGTCGTGGACCAAAAAGAACGTCCATCCCGGCAAGATCCTTTCCACCTCGCAGCAGGTGGATGTGGTCGTGCTGGAGGTCGATCCGTCCAAGCGCCGCATCTCGCTCGGCCTCAAGCAGACGCTCGAGAATCCGTGGGAAGCGTTCGCGCGCAACCATCCGGTCGGCAGCGTTGTCGAGGGCGAGGTCAAGAACAAGACCGAATTCGGCCTGTTCATCGGCCTCGAAGGCGATGTGGACGGCATGGTGCACCTCTCCGATCTCGACTGGAGCCGTCCGGGCGAGCAGGTCATCGAGGAGTACCAGAAGGGCCAGATGGTCCGGGCGCAGGTTCTCGATGTCGACATCGAGAAGGAGCGCATTTCGCTGGGCATCAAGCAGCTTGAGCGTGACGCCGCAGGCGATGCTGCTGCTTCCGGCGAGCTTCGCAAGAACGCGGTCGTCACCTGTGAAGTCATCGGCGTCAAGGACGGCGGTCTCGACGTTCGCCTTGTCGAGAGCGGACTCGAAACATTCATCAGGCGTTCCGACCTGTCGCGCGATCGCGACGAGCAGCGCCCGGAGCGTTTCTCAGTCGGCCAGAAAGTCGATGCGCGCGTGATCGCCTACGATAAGAAGACCCGTAAGCTGCAGGTCTCTATCAAGGCGCTCGAAATCGCCGAAGAAAAGGAAGCTGTCGCGCAGTACGGCTCGACCGACTCCGGCGCTTCGCTCGGCGACATTCTCGGCGCTGCGCTGAAGAAGCAGGGCAGCTAA
- a CDS encoding UPF0280 family protein, whose amino-acid sequence MKAPQAAMLGRRLHLNHGPIDIIAEAFGDEPEIRLAYSQAVARFRAILEELVAELPQLRAPVAAGPRLFSGPTAQRMESAVQPFFPAFITPMAAVAGSVADEVLSHMVAGRALSKAYANNGGDSSLHLAQGEHMTLAIAGTGSGRADRIVVGSGDEVRGVATSGWRGRSFSLGIADAVTVLARSGAEADAAATIIANAVDLPGHAAIRRAPASSLQPDSDLGGRMVTVGVGRLGPHEVAEALDAGLQKAEELRGCGLIVGAALFLEGESRTTGYMAALMPPHNEKTPGSFQHA is encoded by the coding sequence ATGAAGGCGCCGCAAGCCGCGATGCTCGGGCGCAGGCTGCATCTCAATCACGGCCCCATCGACATCATTGCCGAGGCCTTCGGGGACGAGCCGGAAATACGCCTCGCCTACAGTCAGGCGGTCGCGCGGTTCAGGGCAATCCTCGAGGAACTGGTTGCGGAACTGCCGCAATTGCGCGCGCCCGTGGCGGCTGGACCGCGCCTGTTCTCCGGCCCGACCGCGCAACGCATGGAGTCGGCCGTTCAGCCTTTCTTTCCGGCATTCATCACGCCGATGGCGGCGGTTGCGGGGTCGGTCGCCGATGAAGTCCTTTCCCATATGGTCGCCGGGCGCGCGCTTTCCAAAGCCTATGCCAACAATGGCGGCGACAGTTCACTCCATCTCGCGCAAGGCGAGCACATGACGCTGGCAATCGCCGGAACCGGCAGCGGCCGTGCTGACCGCATCGTTGTCGGGTCGGGTGACGAGGTGCGCGGCGTGGCAACGAGCGGCTGGCGCGGGCGCAGTTTTTCGCTGGGCATTGCCGATGCCGTGACCGTGCTCGCGCGCTCGGGCGCGGAAGCGGACGCTGCCGCAACCATCATTGCCAATGCGGTTGATCTGCCCGGCCATGCCGCGATCCGCCGCGCGCCAGCCTCCAGTCTCCAGCCCGACTCCGATCTCGGCGGTCGGATGGTCACGGTCGGCGTCGGACGGCTCGGCCCGCACGAGGTCGCGGAGGCTTTGGACGCAGGGTTGCAAAAGGCCGAGGAATTGCGCGGATGCGGATTGATCGTCGGCGCGGCATTGTTTCTCGAAGGCGAAAGCCGCACCACAGGGTATATGGCGGCGCTCATGCCGCCACATAATGAAAAAACACCGGGGAGTTTCCAGCATGCCTGA